The DNA window cgcggagggcACGGtacggcgggcccacgcgcagcctcacggctcgcggtggaccgcgcgcacgggaagGGAAACGGAGGGGCGGCTGACTTGGTCGGTGGGTCCGGTCGCagccgaggtggcgccgtcgtggcgcctacgtggctgccacgcggaccggcgggaggtagacgacgacgccggccggaacggacggcggacgacagcggcgagcggcggagcgaaccacggcgatacaggcgaaagcgagcacaccggggggttgcacgggacgagaggagacgagccaacggctcggattcgccgggggatgctcgccggcggcggattgcggcggcggcatccggcggcgagagaagggggaaacggcgatgaggtcacgaggggtcgattcccggcggtgagagcatctacgcggctacggggatccgttgctagcgtcggattgggcggagctacgccgagcgaggccggcgacgagcgggcgctacggagcacgggcggcgacggcggcgagcacacggcgggcggcggcaacggtcggggcggcgccagctagctacgggggggctactcgtgctactacccgagtctaaggggaggagatggaacgagaagggagaacggagggagacactaccgtgcggggaaggggcgcagtgacgagaaccgacggcgcgggagtgatctctccggtctcgggccggggaagaggaaggagacgagcgcccggagtccccttccgtgtcctcgctcgtgccggttCCTCtgacacgcgcgacggcgaacggcgacggcgaatagagtacgggaggcggcgacaatggagtggagatgatgggacaaaacgagaggagaagggagagagagggcacCTGGGCCTtaaagggcggcaatgtcggtttggaaaccgaccttgggcggtcaagggagcgagctggcgctcggcgcttgcggccaaaacggcgacaggagggggggaggatgacgccggcgggagagaaaaggggaaaaggaggagaggaaagggggcttgcctccttgccatttcgggaaaaggaggagggagagagggcgacgcggcagagagggcggggggggggggggctctgcctccgtcccttggaagctagcgcgcggagaggcggggccgggttgtgacgacggcgatgatggcggaccggcttggatcggagcggcgacacgggcggcaggcgcgggcaggcgcggcagagcctgacggcggcggcgaccaggcggtcggccaccacggcgcgcgcgcgcaggaagcaacgggcggcgcggcgatttgggcggcatcggcgggaggcggcagcgagggcggggcgctcggctcggtgcggctcgcgcgcacgcgcgtgcagcgctcgggcagagcgggggagagcgagagagagggagagagagagagagagagagagccggggagggagggggagatgggccgagagggattcggcccatcgaaccctatggaggcgaaatagacttttgtggagggatttgatttgggaaggatttggattcgggattgaactcgacgatcgatcggggatttgagatctgagatggcacggacactagacaacaagcaaagaaacggatttcgcaattagggtttttaagagatagttttcccgctaggcgccacgacggaacgggcgctacagttGGGCTGGACCGTCCCCGCCCCTGACCCCTGACTTTCTCCCCTGCCCTGACCCTAGAACCAATGGCCAGGTGTAAAGCGTCCCGCCCCCACACCCAACGGATCCCCATATTCCGACCAAGGCCCCGCATGCTGCAGAAGGACATGAGCAGACAGTGTACCAAGCACGGTGTAAAGGGGGGCTAGGGATTGATCAGTAGTGAGCCACTGGCGCCTTggaagatggagatggaggtagGAAATTTTGAGCCATGGGGAAGGACGAAGGAGCATCGTCTGTACCTCGTCGGGCTTCTGCAGGGGAGGGGTTCGGAGTCGGCGTCTTCACCTCTTCGGGAGGACTAGGGGAGATTAGAGATGGAGCACTCCTCACGCACATGATGAGTGACCAGTCAACACAACATCAAATGAAGGGGACACACAGGCGAGAGTGCATCGAGTGTGACGTAGATCGGGAGTCAAGACTGGGGCATCTGATCTGAAGGTGAGCGTCCATTATATGCTTGAAAGCCTGATAACTCTACAAGTCCATCTCGATGACATTGAATGGTAACAGTAAGCTCATCGCCATATCGCGGTTGGAACACAGTGGCCACGACTTGGCAACTCTGCTCAGAGAGGGAAGTTCCTAGGCTTAGAGAGAAGCATGGAGGTGGTGGGTAGTGGTGGCTTGACGAGATAAAGCATGGCAAGGTGACGGTGGCACTGCTACAGAAACAGGATTGGTAGCGGTCGGTGAGCAGggttggagatggaggcaaaaTAAAACAGAGAAGGCGAAAGATAGCGCTAGCAAGCTACTAGAACTAGAGGAGGGTGCATGGGCACCTCAAAGGAGAGGCTAGGTGGTGCCAGAAGGCGATGCCGGCGGGGATGTTGATGGGCACGGAAGAGATGGCAGTGTGCAAGAATGGCGGTGATGGATCCGAGGGGGACGATTTGTATAGGAATTGGGGAAAAGATCTGGGTTATTTATACCCTTGCGTTGATATATGTCCTGATCGGACACAAGATAAGacttacaagaaaaaaaaaactaatcctgTCTATTTAAGGAtatactaaaaaatataaaattgccTTGTGGTTGTCGTCACAATTTTTCTTTGAATTCAGCTTGATGTTGATAAACTTTTATCTATGAATCGGCctctttccttaaccgaatccactAAAAAGCCGTAATAAATTTTGGTGTTAACACTGGGTATTTCAGCACTAGTGCAGCAAAAGGACATCATTTCTTTCAAATATTACAACCACATTGGAATGAGTTATTGCAACATGGGAGTATATCTACCAACTGACCAACATCTAATATAACCAAACCCCTCATTCTCTTGGGCTCAAGCTGTCACTGTCAGCCATGGCAGGTGGCAAGCTAGAGCTTGACGACAGCGTCGCCGTCGCAAGGCTGGTCGACGAGTAACCAACAACCTCCGACCCAACGGAGGTCATGCTGTCGCCGTAGTACTTCATGGTGGAAGCCGCGAACGGCTGCAGGTACACGGCCACCGGCATCCTCGGCGGCAGCACCGGCATCCTGAACTTCCTCGACtgcagcgcctccgccgcctgcctGATCGCCGGCCGCGCCTTCGGGTCGGGGTGCGCGCACCACAGCCCGACGCCCACCACACGCTCCATCTCCCACCGGTCGAACGCGCCGCCGAGCCGTGTGTCGGCGATGGCGTCGAGCGACGACTGATCATCATCACCCCGGCCGTAGAGCTCCCACGCCCACTCCACCAGGCGGAACAcctgtccgccgccgtcgtcgtcgtccttcccACCACCCGCGGTGGCAGCGGCTGCACGAGGTGTCACTACCATTGGTCGCCTCCCGCTTGCCACCTCGAGCAGGACGATGCCGAAGCTGTACATGTCGGACTCGGTGGAGGCCTTGCCGGTGATGACGCACTCCGGGTCGAGGTAGCCCGgcgtgccggcgacggcggtcaTGGTCTGGAGGCTCATGCCGTGGTCGATGAGGCGCGCGAGGCCGAAGTCGCCGAGCTTGGCGTTGAAGGATTCGTCGAGCATGATGTTGCTGGGCTTGATGTCGCCATGGACGACGCACTGGTCCCATTCCTGGTGGAGGTACAGCACCGCGGAGGCTAGTCCATTGATAATCTGGTACCTGACAAAAATTAGTCACATAATATGATACACAGATACAGGGAAAGTATATTTGATTTTCACAGAGAATTTACATATGAGTTTACGTGCAATACCGCGCTTATTTTCGGATTTTTTTAGATCATATGAGTTATTGTGAATTTATAGCATTCTTTTTAGAGAAAAACTCCAAATTAACCCTTAACTATTACGATAGTATGAATATAAATGTGATGCGGTAATTTGTATAATACATCACCTTATAACTAACTGTTATGCGAAGATAAAATCGAACTTTCGAACAGAGTACTACTCCTTTTTCCCCGTCCTTTCCAATTTGATCTATCATATTTGTAAATGTTACCGAGATCAACGCAAAAAATATCACTCCTTTTAGAATTAAACCTCATCGGTCATGATGTTGTACTAGGCATGTATGTGGATATGAAAACGTGTAGTTAAATTAATGTGAGGTATGTAACGATGTCATTTACTCATACACAGATAAACGAACATATATACAACGATGCCATTTACTACTGCACACCTAAACGAACATATATACAACAATGTTATTTACTTCTACACGAATAAGCAAATAGATAACAGTTAGATAATGATCGATTTAGAAACTAAGACGTACAAATTTTAGGGTATGATTAATTGGGATAGAGCCATAGAGGCAGtagtaattactccctccgttcaaatTATAAGgagttttgactttggtcaaagttaaactactctaattttaaccaaatttataaaaaaatagtaacatttttagcataagacaaatatattaaaaaaaatatattcaattatagatttaatgaaaataatttggtgtcttattatattttttataaacttaattaaatttatagtaaaatgattttgatcaaattcaaaACGAATTATAATCTAAGATGGAGTAGTTTATGGTTCTCGTAGGACAAGAATCATcaacatctatctattatatactaaaagttcattaaacttcctacaaactcTTCTAAGCCGCCACATAGCACCCCTAAAAACACTCCTAAGTCGCTATATGGCgctttaaaaaattttaaaatccgGTGGGCCCATTATTTCTaatcattagatctattataaaaaatataattaaatttatctcaaaaacTCGTATAGTACGTGCACGTATAGGTATTCCCAAAAACAACAAGTACGTCCATAAGTATGATACGTACGCTGGGCCCacatcattcttttttttcttttttctttctcacttaTTAGATGGAAAACCAAACTACCTATAATTATAATTGTCTCACTTTCCAGAAAAAGACAAAACTTAATTATCTACCTCATATACTACGGAGAAAAACGATAAatcaaaaaatatatcaatatattaatagtaaaatcggaaagaaatactaattaacaaaaatcataaacaCCGGCACTTATTGTTGTCAATAGCCTTTCAACAatgattttgttaaaaataatactataCAAAAATAAGTAGGGGGcaaaaattataactattttCATCACCTCCTCCTTTTTTCCCTCCATGTCCTTCAATGCAGCGTATAGTGTTTACTATGCCATCGTAAATATTGCAGGCATATACATATGGTTGAGTTAAGGTGGGGTCAGTAAAAGATCACTATAGGCAATGTATCTAAAGTAACATTCTTACTAATGCAATCCTTTGTGGGTGTGCTCATAGTGAACTAAGTGTTAAAATGGTGCAATAGGCTGGTCTTTAGGGTCACGGCTACGTTGATGTGGGACCCATGTTTCAGGGCATTATATAAGAAGGCTTTGGTAGTTACAGTCGATTTCATCTGTTAGAGAGAcatttatatctatttttaatGGTTTTATCGTATTATCCAGTAGAAGTGGTATGTTTAGATTATTTATACATAGATGTGGAAATAAGTGATGAACATCGAGTTAAGCAGTGTAGATTATTTTTTAgtgtattaataatatataatttattttagtggTACTAATgcagtttcatttattaaaaatgaaCATAGCTTTTAAAACAATAACAATAGAGGAGTTTATATATGACCACgacaaaatgatttttatttaaatatgagATATATTCTTATTCTTATCATATTTAGTAGTATATTAAAATATACCATCTATTTTACggtaaatatatttcttttttattgtaaGAAAATTTACATTCCCttacagtatatatatagtgatgtAAGATTTATTTTACCATTCTTTTTCTTGAACAACAAATAAAATGTCAGTGTATCTCTGCGGGCTTTATTCTcagtttatattttaaaaatattttctgatTTATATTGCATccttatagtgttttgaaataCAATCTACGATACATGCCCACGTAAATGGGCGGGCTCCCTTCCTTGTTAATCATAAGAGATTTACTCCCATCTAGCAGCTCTCCTCTGTCATTTACTTATTACTATAATTTGAGTGACTTCAAATGTTCAATACTCTCCCCTATTCTCTTTTTCGGTTCCCAATTTAGACGGCTAGATTTGATTTTATACCTCCCGATACAATCCGCCGGACCGAAGCAATCCTCTAATCATAATTCATGCACCCGGAGGCCGGGACTCGGGGACACGTCACCATCCATGGTTAATGTATTTTCATCAGTCCAGCCAAATTGCCCTGTTGATGGAATCTACAGGCAGCGCTATCGTAAATGCGGCCAagatgtgggccccacaaaaGCCACTTCGTCAAGGTAGGAACACGACTGATCGATGGTAACATGGGCACATACGTACGTACCTGAGCGGCCAGGTCAAGGTCTCCTTGTTGCTGTAGAGGTGGCCGTCGAGGCTGCCGTTGCGCACCAACTCGTacaccagcagcagccgccgccggccatggcaccACCCCATCAGCTGCACCAGGTTCCGGTGCCGCAGCCGGCTGATCACCGTCACCTCCGACCTGTACTCCTTCCTCCCTTCCATGGACGCCCCCCGGGTGAACACCTTGATCGCCACGTCCCGCCCGAGCTCCCTCACGTGCCCGCCGTACACCGACCCCGACCCGCCCTCCCCGAGCTTGCCGATCTCCGCGaacccgcccgtcgccgccgccaaatgCGCGTACGGGATTCGCCGTGGCCCCGTGCCCGACTccatgtcctcctcctcgtcgtcgtcgagggagTCGTCGTAggagtcgccgtcgtcgcgtcgGCTGCGTTTCCTCGCTCGGCGAATGAGGATGGTGATGGCGAGGACGAGGAGTAACAGTGCTATGCCGGctgcggccacggcggcgctgaGATGAGCCGTCTTGGCTGACGaggtggatggcggcggcgggttggtTGTCCTCGTCGGCAGCGTCGAGCTGAAGGTGAAGGAGAGCACGGTGTGGTTGCTGGCGAACTggtcgccggtggccgccgaGAAGCCTACGGCGACCTGCTCCGGCAGCACGCTTCGCAGGTCGACGGCCGCGGAGAGGTTGTACGTTGCGgttgcggcgccgccgccgacggcgagggcgacgtcgagccgcctcgcgccgctgTCGTAGGACACCGTGGCGGACATCacgccggcgtcgacgaggcTGTCCTCCGGCAAGACCACGTAGTTCCCGCGGCGCGAGTCGACGTTGTtgacgtcgacgccgacgtgcCGGCCGCTCGGGTCCCACCCGTCCATGTGCGTGTCGAACTCGACGGCGACGAAGCTGGCGGCGCCTGAGGCGTTGCCCATGGTGGCGCTCGCCGTGTTCCTCGTCAAGCTCTGGTCGAAGAGGCCGAGGCATCCCTCGTAGCACTCCTGCGGCATGTCGGGCATGAACGGCGCGAGGAAGAACGTCATGCCGTGGCCGGCGAGGGCGTTGCCCCTGCCAGCCACCGACCGGATGGTGAAGTTGAAGCTCGCGGCGAAGCTGGCCTCCTCGCCGGTGGCGCCGTCCCAGAGCTGCACCGGCCGCTTGTACAGCGCGCGTCCCCTGGCCCGCGCCGCGAACTCCTCGCCGAGCAGCTCGATCCGGCCGGCGGTGACCATGGCGTCGTCCTCCTGCCTGAAATCTTCGGAGACGAAGGAGTCAGCGTCATAGCTGAAGGTAATAGAGGTGGCGGGGACGGCAACGAGCAGCAAGTGGAGCAAGAGTAGtagtagctgctgctgctgctgcggcggccgcggcgttgCTTTGCTGCTTGAGGAAGACGAAGGGTTTAGGAGGACAGCCATGGAATGGTGCTACCGTACGTGGTTGCAGTGCAGTTGCACTGCCACGATGACTTGTTCATACGCCCTAATTAGTTAACCAGGCATCTTGACTTACTGCCACGATGATTTTGATCGCAGTTAGACAGTTCTCAGTTGGGTCCcacataattattaatttccaacaaaagttggagaTTACTTCTGTCCGGTCGCCTGAGGTCGACACCAAAATTCGGAGACCAGAATGCTCGCGTGCTTGCATAATGAGTCTGTAGAGTACTACTGCTACGGAGTAGCAAAGCAAATAGACAACCTTATTGGTGGGTGTAAGGGCATTCTCAATGTACATGTAACAATGGGTAGTAATACAACGGTCGGGCTCAGTGCAAAAAGAACTAGCTATAACAAACTCCACAATGGTTAAAACCTATAAGAGGAAATAAGATGGGTCCCACTTAGTCAAAATACAGTGCTTCTTTGAAGTcttctactacctccatccctaATTAGTGATCACTTTGACTTTTATGTTATAACGTTTGGCCATTCTTCATGTATgaaaaattaatgcaaatataaaaaataataagtcacactcaaagtacttctgataataaagcaagtcacaaataaaataaataataatttcatatttttttaataagacgaatgaccacaaattataaaaaaaacttaaaacgaCAACTATAGGACGAATGAATTGACTCCCTCCTTTGTGCAGtacttttattctttttttttctcttgtgacCAAGCCATAAGCTTACGGTGAACTTTAGCATTTAATAGCCTATTGCTACGTTCCACAATGTTTAAGGCTGAGATCATTTGGAGAAGATGGGAACAAATCTCCTGCGGACAGAAAacggagtggtccattagcttgtgattaattaagtattagctattttttctcaaaaatggagcaatatgattttttaagcaattcttgtatagaaactttttacaaaaaatacactgtttagccgtttgaaaagcgCACGCGTAAAATATGCGGGAGAGGTATTGGGAACATAGGCTGCCGAACACAACCTAAGGCTAGTCACAAGCTGCCAACTCAACCTTATGACCCTTGTTATGTTCACATTGGATGCCCTATGTTTTCGTAAAATGATTTTATCTCATATGTTACTTATCCAATCGATTATTCGATTATACCGTTATTTTTGtcgcaattaaatatttacaataaGATATCACTTAAATATatttcgatgaaaaaatatacatgtttcGATAGTTGAAGTCAATGTTTCACCTAGAAACTGACTAtgttaattgcatattttttaagttttttatgtTGCAATAGTTATTTGGCTAATGTTTCACATCATGTGTATTTAGAtgtttaaataaatatattatgatatttCACTAGAGCATTTTAAAATGTTACACGTAATGTTGTTATATGTTTCAGTAAATATTTTATGATGtttcaataattatatattaaatgtttcaagtataatataaaaatgtttcaattagaAATATGGTATATATATTATTCAATATATAGTCATGTGAGAGCTTGTTGTAAGATTTAATATCAaagaacacaatggtgtaattggGTCACAG is part of the Oryza glaberrima chromosome 4, OglaRS2, whole genome shotgun sequence genome and encodes:
- the LOC127769770 gene encoding L-type lectin-domain containing receptor kinase IX.1-like isoform X2 is translated as MNKSSWQCNCTATTQEDDAMVTAGRIELLGEEFAARARGRALYKRPVQLWDGATGEEASFAASFNFTIRSVAGRGNALAGHGMTFFLAPFMPDMPQECYEGCLGLFDQSLTRNTASATMGNASGAASFVAVEFDTHMDGWDPSGRHVGVDVNNVDSRRGNYVVLPEDSLVDAGVMSATVSYDSGARRLDVALAVGGGAATATYNLSAAVDLRSVLPEQVAVGFSAATGDQFASNHTVLSFTFSSTLPTRTTNPPPPSTSSAKTAHLSAAVAAAGIALLLLVLAITILIRRARKRSRRDDGDSYDDSLDDDEEEDMESGTGPRRIPYAHLAAATGGFAEIGKLGEGGSGSVYGGHVRELGRDVAIKVFTRGASMEGRKEYRSEVTVISRLRHRNLVQLMGWCHGRRRLLLVYELVRNGSLDGHLYSNKETLTWPLRYQIINGLASAVLYLHQEWDQCVVHGDIKPSNIMLDESFNAKLGDFGLARLIDHGMSLQTMTAVAGTPGYLDPECVITGKASTESDMYSFGIVLLEVASGRRPMVVTPRAAAATAGGGKDDDDGGGQVFRLVEWAWELYGRGDDDQSSLDAIADTRLGGAFDRWEMERVVGVGLWCAHPDPKARPAIRQAAEALQSRKFRMPVLPPRMPVAVYLQPFAASTMKYYGDSMTSVGSEVVGYSSTSLATATLSSSSSLPPAMADSDSLSPRE
- the LOC127769770 gene encoding L-type lectin-domain containing receptor kinase IX.1-like isoform X1, with protein sequence MAVLLNPSSSSSSKATPRPPQQQQQLLLLLLHLLLVAVPATSITFSYDADSFVSEDFRQEDDAMVTAGRIELLGEEFAARARGRALYKRPVQLWDGATGEEASFAASFNFTIRSVAGRGNALAGHGMTFFLAPFMPDMPQECYEGCLGLFDQSLTRNTASATMGNASGAASFVAVEFDTHMDGWDPSGRHVGVDVNNVDSRRGNYVVLPEDSLVDAGVMSATVSYDSGARRLDVALAVGGGAATATYNLSAAVDLRSVLPEQVAVGFSAATGDQFASNHTVLSFTFSSTLPTRTTNPPPPSTSSAKTAHLSAAVAAAGIALLLLVLAITILIRRARKRSRRDDGDSYDDSLDDDEEEDMESGTGPRRIPYAHLAAATGGFAEIGKLGEGGSGSVYGGHVRELGRDVAIKVFTRGASMEGRKEYRSEVTVISRLRHRNLVQLMGWCHGRRRLLLVYELVRNGSLDGHLYSNKETLTWPLRYQIINGLASAVLYLHQEWDQCVVHGDIKPSNIMLDESFNAKLGDFGLARLIDHGMSLQTMTAVAGTPGYLDPECVITGKASTESDMYSFGIVLLEVASGRRPMVVTPRAAAATAGGGKDDDDGGGQVFRLVEWAWELYGRGDDDQSSLDAIADTRLGGAFDRWEMERVVGVGLWCAHPDPKARPAIRQAAEALQSRKFRMPVLPPRMPVAVYLQPFAASTMKYYGDSMTSVGSEVVGYSSTSLATATLSSSSSLPPAMADSDSLSPRE